One part of the Vitis riparia cultivar Riparia Gloire de Montpellier isolate 1030 chromosome 15, EGFV_Vit.rip_1.0, whole genome shotgun sequence genome encodes these proteins:
- the LOC117931929 gene encoding stellacyanin-like has protein sequence MASKRFVGAMAILAFVLPVVAMATEFTIGDDQGWTINFDFFKYTAGRHNVFKVNGTAFTNCTIPPANEVITTGNDVITLAVPGRKWYICGVNDNCANYGQKFVIIALEELASPAPAPSNPTTRAPNSAHGISGSGYQLLMAAMVALAFLAV, from the exons ATGGCTTCTAAGCGGTTTGTTGGCGCCATGGCAATCTTGGCATTTGTTCTTCCTGTTGTGGCCATGGCAACTGAATTTACTATTGGAGATGACCAAGGATGGACCATTAATTTCGACT TCTTCAAATACACAGCGGGACGACACAATGTCTTCAAAGTGAATGGTACGGCCTTCACGAACTGCACTATACCACCAGCAAATGAAGTTATTACCACTGGAAATGATGTAATTACACTGGCCGTCCCTGGAAGGAAGTGGTACATATGTGGTGTAAACGACAATTGCGCCAACTATGGACAGAAGTTTGTCATCATTGCATTGGAAGAGTTGGCGTCTCCTGCACCGGCCCCCTCCAACCCCACAACACGAGCACCCAACTCTGCTCATGGGATCTCTGGGTCCGGTTATCAACTTCTGATGGCAGCCATGGTTGCTCTTGCCTTCCTAGCTGtttga
- the LOC117931930 gene encoding mavicyanin-like: MNFFVPASSVLYFFSTILAFVLAAVAMAIEFAVGDDQGWTINFDYEAWAKDKVFHVGDELVFNYTVGRHNVFKVNGTAFTNCTIPPENEALSTGNDVITLAAPGRKWYICGVNDHCANYGQKLAITVLEALASPAPAPSTPTAPAPSSTHGISGFGYHLLMAAMVAVAFLAVWSVFTPEEP, from the exons ATGAATTTCTTTGTTCCAGCATCTTCAGTCTTGTACTTCTTCTCAA CAATCTTGGCATTTGTTCTTGCAGCTGTGGCCATGGCAATAGAGTTTGCTGTTGGAGATGACCAAGGATGGACCATCAATTTCGACTATGAAGCCTGGGCCAAGGACAAAGTATTTCATGTTGGAGATGAACTAG TCTTCAATTACACGGTGGGACGGCACAATGTCTTCAAAGTGAATGGTACGGCGTTCACGAACTGCACTATACCACCAGAAAATGAAGCTCTTTCCACTGGAAATGATGTAATTACACTGGCCGCCCCTGGAAGGAAGTGGTACATTTGTGGTGTAAATGACCATTGCGCCAACTATGGACAGAAGCTTGCCATCACTGTATTGGAAGCGTTGGCATCTCCTGCACCAGCCCCCTCCACCCCCACAGCACCAGCACCCAGCTCTACTCATGGGATCTCTGGGTTTGGGTATCATCTTCTGATGGCAGCCATGGTTGCTGTTGCATTCCTAGCTGTTTGGTCTGTTTTTACTCCAGAAGAACCTTAG